The window GGCGCCTTCACTGACCGCGAGACCTCGCAGCAGGTGGACTACTCCGACTACCTCTACGTCGGCCAGTACCTGCCCTACTACATCTGCGACAGCTCGGTCTCGTACCCGGGTGACAACGGGCCGATGGGCACCTGCCAGGCGCCCAACCTCTACGTCACCTCGGACAGCAAGACCAAGCAGTTCACCCAGGAACTGCGCGTCAGCACACCGGCGGAGAACCGTTGGCGCGTCACCGCAGGCGGCTTCTACTCGAAGCTGACCTTGGAAGAGCGCAACGACTTCATCTACCCCGGCAGCCAGTACGTGGACCTGTGGGGCGAAACCGGCTTCCCCGAGAACTTCCCCTTCCCGGGTGCCTGGCAGAGCGATCCGGGCCCCTTCCCCAACGGCACCAACTTCCGCAACGACATCAAGCGTTCGGATGAGCAGTTCGGCATCTTCGGCGAGGCCTCCTACGACCTCGTCCCCGACCTTCTCAGCGTCACGCTGGGCGCGCGCTACTACAACGTGGCAGTCGACCTGAAGGGCACGGCGAACAGCTCGTTCTGCAACGCCGGCGGCACCGATGCGAACGCCTTTGGCACCAACCTCTCGGACCTCTACGACGGGGACGGCGAGTTCACCTTCATCGGTTCGTGCGGTGATACGCTGGGTCTGACCTTCAACCAGGGCGACAGCATCCAGGACATCATGGACGCAGGCCTCACCGAAGGCCAGGCCATGCAGGTCTTCAATGCCCTCTCGGCACCGGACAAGGCCAAGACCGAAGGCGTCATCTTCAAGGGCTCGCTGACCTTCACGCCCACCGAGGACGTCATGTTCTACGCGACGTACTCGGAAGGCTTCCGTCCGGGCCTGCTCAACCGTCCCGGCGGCGCGGTCAGCCCCTCGGGTTACATGGTGCCCTTCGAGCTGCAGACCGACGAGGTCAACAACTACGAGATCGGCTGGAAGACCGAACTGTTCGACCGCCAGCTGCGCTTCAACGGCAGCGCGTTCTACGTCGACATCTCGAACCTGCAGACCACGATCTTCGACACCTCGATCGTCAACCTGTTCTTCTCGGACAACGCGGCCGACGCGCGCATCCTGGGCGTCGAGGGTGACTTCGCCTTCGCTCCCTACGCGGTGCCGGGTCTGACCGTTGCCGGTGCCTTCTCGGTGCTCGACACCAAGATCACCGAGGTGCTGACGCCGACCGACGATGTCACCAAGGGCAACTCGCTGGCCTACGCGCCGTCCTTCCAGGGCAACCTGCGCGTGCGTTACGAGTGGGATCTGGGCGACACGGGCCTTGTCGCCCACGTCATGCCGCAGATGGTGCATTCAGGTTCGAAGTACACCGACATCATCAACATCAACCGTCTGAAGCTCGACAGCTACACCACCTTCTCGATGACCGCAGGCGTCAAGAAGGACGACTGGTCGGTCGAGGTCTTCGGCGAGAACCTGACCGACAAGCGCGCGCAGGTCTCGGGCAACTTCTACTACGATGCCCCGCGCATCAACACCAACCGTCCGCTGACGGTGGGTGTGCGCGTCGGCTGGCACTACTGATCGCATCTCCCGGCGCCTTCTGCGTGAAGGCGCCGGGGATCGGACAATCCGGCGGCAGGCGGGCATCGGACCTTGCCTGCCGCTTGGCGTTTGCGGCAAGGACATTCCCATGGCATCGCGTGACCCCAATCCCGCTCCTTCCTCCCTTGATGAAGCCGCCGTGCTGAAAGAGGCCCGGGAGGCCATGCAGCGCGGCCAGTTCGCGCCCGCGCTGGGGGTATTGGCGCCCCTTCTCGACGCCGGGGAGCCGAGCGCCGAAGGGCTCTACATGGCCGCCGTCGCGTGCCGTTACCTCAAGCGCTTCGCCGAGGCTGAAAGTCACCTTTCCGCCCTGTCCGCCGCGCAGCCTGAATATGGCCGCGCCTGGCAGGAAGCGGGCCATCTCGCCCGCGACCGGGGCGATGTGCCGGGAGCCCTGCGCGCCTACGCCCGCGCGACCCGCTACAACCCGGTACTCGACGCCAGCTGGCGCGCGCAGGCCGATCTTCTCGCCCGCACCGGACGAAGCGTCGAGGCCGCGCAGGCCCGCACCCAGGCCGAGCGCATCGCGGCCCTTCCCCGTGAGCTTCTGGCCGTCTCCAATCACCTCCACGAAGGCCGCCTGCTACGCGCCGAGGAGATCTGCCGGGCCTACCTCCGGACCCACCGCACCGACATCGAGGGCATGCGCCTGCTGGCCGAAATCGCCAGCCGCCTTGGCATCCTCGACGACGCGGAGTTTCTTTTGGAAAGTGCGGTTACTTTTTCTCCCGACACTGTGCAGCTGCGGCTCGACTACATCCAGGTCCTGCGCAAGCGCCAGAAATTCACGCAGGCGCTGGAGCAGGCCGAAGCCCTCCACACCCGCGATCCCGAAAGCCCCGTCTTCGCCTCGCACCTCGCCATCGAGGCCATGCAGACCGGCGACTACGCCCGCGCCTTCGCCCTGTTCGACGCGGTGCTGGACAAGCTCCCCCAGGACCCCGCCACGCTCACCAGCAAGGGCCATGCGCTCAAGACCACCGGCGCGCAGGACGAAGCCGTCGCCTCCTACCGCGCCGCCATCGCCGCCAAGCCCGAACACGGCGATGCCTGGTACGCGCTGGCCAACCTCAAGACCTGGCGCTTTTCCGAGGACGAGCGCGCGCGCATGGAAGACCTGCTGGCTCAGCCCGACCTTGCCTTCATGGACCGCGTCCACCTGACCTTCGCCGCCGCCAAGGCCGCCGAGGACGAAGGGCTTCATGCGCAGGCCTTTGCCCACTACGCGCACGGCAACGAGCTCAAGCTGCGCCAGAGCCGTTATGATGCGGACCGCATGCACACAGAGATCGCCGCGCAGATCGAGGCCTGCACGTCCGAACTCTTCGCGCGCCAGGGGGGCAAGGGCCACGCCGCGTCGGACCCGATCTTTATCGTGGGCCTGCCGCGCGCGGGCTCGACCCTGCTCGAACAGATTCTTGCCTCGCACCCGATGATCGACGGCACGCTGGAGCTGCCCGACATCCTTGCCACCGCGCACCGCCTGCGTGGCCGCAAGGCGAGCGCGCCCCGCTACCCGCAGATCCTGCATGAACTGTCGGCGGAGCAGCTGGAGGGGCTGGGCAGGAGCTACATCGAGAACACCCGCATCCACCGCCAGGGCGCGCCGCTGTTCATCGACAAGATGCCCAACAACTTCCGGCATATCGGCCTCATCCACCTGATCCTCCCCAACGCGAAGATCATCGATGCGCGCCGTGATGCGATGGATTGCTGCTTCTCTGGCTTCAAGCAGCTCTTCGCCGAGGGCCAGGAGTTTACCTATGGCCTCGCCGAAATCGGCCGCTACTACCGCGACTACGTGGCGCTGATGGAGCACTGGGACCAAGTGCTTCCCGGCCGTGTCCTGCGCGTCCAACACGAGGACGTGCTCGACGATCTGGAAGGCCAGGTGCGCCGCATGCTGGACTATATCGGGGTCCCCTTCGATCCGGCCTGCCTGGACTTTCACAAAACCGACCGCGCGGTGCGCACGGCCAGCTCCGAACAGGTCCGCCGCCCCATCTCGCGCGCGGGCGTGGGGGCGTGGAAGCCGTACGAAGAATGGCTCGGTCCGCTGCGCACGGCTCTGGAAGGCTGACCCAGGCGCGGCTTTTCATGCACCGCAACAGTTGCGCACGCCATCTCTAGGGCAACGCAACTTACGGTGAATTTGCGGCGAAATGGCAGCTACACTCGATTGTCTTTGATCAAGGACATTGCACTGCAACAATTGGACGCTCATCCTGCGCGTACTACGTGGGTTGCTTCGAGGCGAAGCGACACGCGACGCAACGCGGAGCCTGACGATGACTTCTCCCGCCCCCGCGCCCGGATCGACCGGCGCGTCCTCATCCCCGCGCGAGCCGCTGGATGGCATTGCCCAGACGCTCGACCGCTCGGCCTCGGCGGCAATTGCCCAGGCGACCAGCGGGCTTTCGCCGGCCACCATGATCCTCGCGGCAACCGACTGGGCGCTCCACCTCGCTTCGGCACCCGGCAAGCAGATGCAGCTTGCCGCCAAGGCCGGGGGCAAGGCGCTGCGCCTGATGGGCTACACCGCGCGCGCCACCCGCGACCCGGAGACCCCGCGCGTGGTCGAGCCCCTGCCGCAGGACCGACGCTTCCAGGGCCCCGAATGGCATGAGGCACCCTACAACGTGTGGGCCCAGGCCTTCCTCCTCAACCAGCAGTGGTGGGAAGCGGCGACGACCGGCATCGGCGGCGTCTCGAAGCACCACGAGGACATGGTCTCCTTCGCCGCGCGGCAGATCCTCGACATCTTCGCCCCCACCAATTTCATCGCCACCAACCCGGTGCTGCAGAAGCGCATCGCCGAGACCGGGGGCAAGTGCCTTGCCGACGGGCTCGACTACTTCTTCGAGGACATGCGCCGCTACCTGACCGGACGCCCCGCCGCGGGCACCGAAGCCTTCGAGGTCGGCACCGACGTTGCAGCCGCGGACGGCAAGGTCGTCTACCGCAACCGCCTCATCGAACTCATCCAGTACGCCCCCACGACCGAGACGGTCCGGCCCGAGCCGGTGCTGATCGTGCCCGCCTGGATCATGAAGTACTACATCCTCGATCTCTCGACCCGCAACTCGCTGGTCGAGTGGCTGCGCGCGCAAGGCTATACCGTCTTCATGATCTCGTGGCACAACCCCGATGGCCACGACCGGGACCTCGACATGGACGACTACCGGCGCCTGGGTCCTCTCGCCGCGCTCGACGCCATCAGCGCGATCACGGGCGCTGCGAAGATCCACGGCGCAGGCTATTGTCTGGGCGGCACGCTCCTTTCCATCGCGGCCGCCGCCATGGCGCGCGAGGGGGATGAACGCCTCGCCAGCCTCACCCTCCTGGCCGCGCAGACCGAGTTCAGCGAGCCGGGCGAGCTGGGCCTCTTCATCGACGAGAGCCAGCTTCATGTGCTGGAGAACATGATGTGGAGCCGGGGCTATCTGGAGAGCGACCAGATGGGCGGCGCCTTCCAGATCCTGCGCTCGAACGACCTCATCTGGTCGCATATGCTCCAGACCTACCTGATGGGCGAGCGGGCCGACATCAACGACCTCATGGCCTGGAACGCGGACGGCACGCGCATGCCCTATGCCATGCACAGCGAGTACTTGCGCAAGCTCTTCCTCCACGACGATCTGGCCGAAGGGCGTTTCCGCGTCGATGGCCATGTCGTGACGATGGAGGACATTACGGTCCCCGTCTTCGCCGTGGGCACCGAGCGCGACCACGTGGCGCCCTGGCGCTCGGTCTACAAGATCCACCTTCTCACCAATACGGCGGTGACCTTCGTGCTGACGAGCGGGGGGCACAACGCCGGAATCGTTTCCGAACCGGGCCATCCCCACCGCCACTACCGCATCGCCACCCATCCTCATCCCAACGGTAATCTCGCGCCCGAGGAATGGTGCGAGCGCGCCGCGCTCAAGGACGGATCGTGGTGGCTCGACTGGGGCGCCTGGCTCGATGCCAACTCGGGCGAGCCGACCGCGCCGCCCCCGCTGGGCAACGCGGACAAGGGCTATCCCCCCTTGTGCAACGCGCCCGGCCGCTACGTGCTCGAGAAATAGGACCCACGCCCCGATGTCGACCGACCAGACCATTACCAACCGCACGTTCGACGAGATCGCCGTAGGGGACAGCGCCAGCGTCGTCCGCACGCTCACCCAGCGCGACATCCACCTCTTCGCGCTCGTCTCGGGCGACGTGAACCCGGCCCATGTCGATATCGACTATGCCGAGCACGACATGTTCCACAAGGTGATCGCCCATGGCATGTGGGGCGCGGGCCTGATCTCAGCGGTCCTGGGCACCGAGCTTCCGGGCCCCGGCACGATCTACCTCGGCCAATCGCTGCGCTTCACCGCGCCGGTGGCGCTGGGCGACACGATCACCGCCACGGTCACCGTCACCGAACGGCGTGAGGACAAGAAGCGCCTCAAGCTCGACTGCACCTGCACCAACCAGGAGGGCACCACCGTCATCACCGGCGAGGCCAGCGTCATCGCCCCGACCGAACGCGTTGCGCGCCCGCGCGTCGCCCTGCCCGACATCCGCCTTTCCGACCACGGCCAGTACCAGCGCCTGATCGAGGCCGCCAAGGGCGGTGCGAACGTCCCCACCGCCGTCGTCCACCCCTGCTCGGCCACTGCAATCACCGCGGCCTGCGAATCCGCCGAGGCAGGCTTCATCGCCCCCATCCTCGTCGGCCCTCGTGCGCGCATCGAAGAGGCTGCCGAGAAGGCGGGCAAGGACATCTCGGCCATGCGTATCGTCGAGAGCGCGCACAGCCACCAGTCCGCCCAGCGCGCGGTCGAGCTTGTCCACGCAGGCGAGGCGCAGCTCCTGATGAAGGGCGCCCTCCACACCGACGAGCTGATGGGCGCCGTCGTCGCCCGCAGCGGAGGGCTGCGCACCGAGCGGCGCATCAGCCACGCCTATGTGATGGACGTGCCCGGCCACGCCGAGCCGATCATCATCACCGATGCGGCCATCAACATTGCGCCCGACCTCGCCTGCAAGGCCGACATCATCCGCAACGCCATCGACCTTGCCCATGTCATCGGCAAGGAGACCCCGCGCGTCGCGATCCTGGCGGCGGTCGAGACGGTGAACCCGGCCATGCCCGCAACGCTCGACGCCGCGGCGCTGTGCAAGATGGCCGACCGGGGCCAGATCACCGGAGGCCTGCTCGACGGGCCGCTCGCCTTCGACAACGCCGTGAGCGAGAGCGCCGCGCGCGAGAAAGGCATCGTCTCGCCCGTGGCGGGCAAGGCCGACATCCTCGTCGTGCCCGATCTGGAGGCGGGCAACATGCTCGCCAAGCAGCTTACCTTCCTCAGCGATGCGGACGCGGCGGGCGTCGTCCTGGGCGCGCGCGTACCGATGATCCTGACCAGCCGGGCCGACAGCCTGCGCACGCGGCTTGCCTCCTGCGCCGTCGCGGTGCTGATGGCCCGCGCCCAGACCATGGCCGCACCGGGGCTTGCCGAATGAAGGCCATCGTCAGCCTGAACTCGGGCTCCTCCAGCATCAAGTTCGGCGTCTTCCGCCTCGATGAAGGCAACCATCCGGTCCATTCGGCGGGCGGCAAGTTCGAGAAGATCAGCATCGCGCCCAGCCTGCGCATCGCCACCGACGCGGGCGAGGTGCTGCTGGAGAAGGACTGGCCCGAGGGCGCGCACCTGACCCACGCGGACCTGCTCGACTTCCTGTTCGACTGGGCCACCCGCCACATCGAAAGCGGGACCATCGTCGCCATCGGCCACCGTGTCGTCCATGGCGGCACGCGCTTCGTTGCGCCGCAGCGGGTGACACCCGAGCTGCTCGACGAACTGGAGGCGCTCTCCCCCCTCGCCCCGCTGCACCAGCCGCACAACCTCGTCGCGATCCGCACGCTGGCGCGGCTTGCCCCCGACCTCCCGCAGGTCGCCTGCTTCGACACCGCCTTTCACCACGACAAGCCCGAAGTCGCCGCGCGTATGGCCATCCCGCGCAGCCTCCACGAGGCCGGGATCCGGCGCTACGGATTTCATGGCCTGTCCTACGAATACATCGCGCGCACCCTCGCCCGGCTCGATCCGGCGCTGGCGCACGGCAAGGTCATCGCCGCGCATCTGGGCAACGGGGCCAGCCTGTGCGCGATGGCCAATGGGCGCAGCATCGACACGACCATGGGCTTCACCGCGCTCGACGGGTTGATGATGGGGACACGCTGCGGGCGGCTCGATCCCGGCGTTGTCCTGCACCTCCAGACCCAGATGGGCTACAGCGCCAAGGCCGTCGAGACGATGCTCTACCGCCAGTCGGGATTGCTGGGCGTGTCCGGCATCTCCAGCGACATGCGCGCACTGGCTGCAAGCCGCGAGCCCGCCGCACGCGAGGCGGTCGAACTCTTCGCCTACCGCACCGCGCGCGAGATCGGCGCGCTTACCGCCTCGCTCCAGGGTCTTGACGGTCTCGTCTTCACCGCAGGCATCGGCGAGAACGATGCCGCCTTGCGCGCCGATATCTGCGCGCGCCTTGGCTGGCTTGGCCTCATCCTCGATGAAGAGGCCAACGCCGCCCATGCCCCCCTTATCTCCGCGCCCGAAAGCCGTATCGCCGTGCGCGTGATCCCCACCGACGAGGAGCGCATGATCGCGCTCCACACCCTTCGCATCCTCTGTGGAGACCTGCCATGAAGCCACTTGTCGACCTTGCCGGAAAGCGCGGCCTCGTCATCGGGATCGCCAACGAGAACTCGATTGCGGCGGGCTGCACGCGCGCCTTCGCGCACGCTGGCGCGCGCCTTGCCGCGACCTATCTCAACGAGAAGGCCCGCCCCTTCGTGGAGCCGGTCGCCGATGCGATGGGCTGTGAGTGGATCGCCCCCCTCGACGTGCGCGAGCCAGGCCAGCTGGAAACCCTGTTCGAGGAGGTCAGGACGCGCTGGGGCGGGCTCGACTTCCTGCTCCACTCCATCGCCTTTGCCCCGCGCGAGGACCTGCACGGGCGCGTGACCGACTGCTCGGCCGAAGGCTTCGCGCTCGCCATGGACGTGTCGTGCCACTCCTTCATCCGCATGGCCAGGCTTGCCGAGCCGCTGATGCGCGAGGGCGGCTGCCTGATGTGCGTGACCTTCTATGGATCGGAGCGCGTGGTCGAGCACTACAACCTGATGGGCCCGGTCAAGGCCGCGCTCGAAAGCACCAGCCGCTATCTCGCCGCCGAACTGGGCCCGGCAGGCATTCGCGTCCACGCCATTTCGCCCGGCCCC is drawn from Novosphingobium decolorationis and contains these coding sequences:
- a CDS encoding TonB-dependent receptor, encoding MFKHCTGASVGALAIAIATPVAAQNTPAQPTSTQAAPAQQRKGGLTEIVVTATKRTESLQDVAVSVNALGTEELENLGVQTFDDYLEQLPNVTAGGGGPGQSTIYIRGLASTTPNLTTAGVAGLAPNVAMYLDEQPLAQPGRNLDVYAADLERIEVLAGPQGTLFGASSQAGVVRLITNKPDLLGFDAAAKGGVSWTKNGEPSYNAELMLNVPVTETLAVRGVVYMDDQGGYIDNVKGTRSVADSARFREEGAQRYNGVPVGANRAGLQAGADLSNVNFIEADNTNLVEDNFNDTTYTGFRVSALWEVAPDWQITVSHARQGLDSDGVFFADPELGLDDLEVQRFQPDRLEDNFSNTAWTVEGRLGMLDLVYTGAFTDRETSQQVDYSDYLYVGQYLPYYICDSSVSYPGDNGPMGTCQAPNLYVTSDSKTKQFTQELRVSTPAENRWRVTAGGFYSKLTLEERNDFIYPGSQYVDLWGETGFPENFPFPGAWQSDPGPFPNGTNFRNDIKRSDEQFGIFGEASYDLVPDLLSVTLGARYYNVAVDLKGTANSSFCNAGGTDANAFGTNLSDLYDGDGEFTFIGSCGDTLGLTFNQGDSIQDIMDAGLTEGQAMQVFNALSAPDKAKTEGVIFKGSLTFTPTEDVMFYATYSEGFRPGLLNRPGGAVSPSGYMVPFELQTDEVNNYEIGWKTELFDRQLRFNGSAFYVDISNLQTTIFDTSIVNLFFSDNAADARILGVEGDFAFAPYAVPGLTVAGAFSVLDTKITEVLTPTDDVTKGNSLAYAPSFQGNLRVRYEWDLGDTGLVAHVMPQMVHSGSKYTDIININRLKLDSYTTFSMTAGVKKDDWSVEVFGENLTDKRAQVSGNFYYDAPRINTNRPLTVGVRVGWHY
- a CDS encoding tetratricopeptide repeat-containing sulfotransferase family protein, which produces MASRDPNPAPSSLDEAAVLKEAREAMQRGQFAPALGVLAPLLDAGEPSAEGLYMAAVACRYLKRFAEAESHLSALSAAQPEYGRAWQEAGHLARDRGDVPGALRAYARATRYNPVLDASWRAQADLLARTGRSVEAAQARTQAERIAALPRELLAVSNHLHEGRLLRAEEICRAYLRTHRTDIEGMRLLAEIASRLGILDDAEFLLESAVTFSPDTVQLRLDYIQVLRKRQKFTQALEQAEALHTRDPESPVFASHLAIEAMQTGDYARAFALFDAVLDKLPQDPATLTSKGHALKTTGAQDEAVASYRAAIAAKPEHGDAWYALANLKTWRFSEDERARMEDLLAQPDLAFMDRVHLTFAAAKAAEDEGLHAQAFAHYAHGNELKLRQSRYDADRMHTEIAAQIEACTSELFARQGGKGHAASDPIFIVGLPRAGSTLLEQILASHPMIDGTLELPDILATAHRLRGRKASAPRYPQILHELSAEQLEGLGRSYIENTRIHRQGAPLFIDKMPNNFRHIGLIHLILPNAKIIDARRDAMDCCFSGFKQLFAEGQEFTYGLAEIGRYYRDYVALMEHWDQVLPGRVLRVQHEDVLDDLEGQVRRMLDYIGVPFDPACLDFHKTDRAVRTASSEQVRRPISRAGVGAWKPYEEWLGPLRTALEG
- a CDS encoding PHA/PHB synthase family protein, with amino-acid sequence MTSPAPAPGSTGASSSPREPLDGIAQTLDRSASAAIAQATSGLSPATMILAATDWALHLASAPGKQMQLAAKAGGKALRLMGYTARATRDPETPRVVEPLPQDRRFQGPEWHEAPYNVWAQAFLLNQQWWEAATTGIGGVSKHHEDMVSFAARQILDIFAPTNFIATNPVLQKRIAETGGKCLADGLDYFFEDMRRYLTGRPAAGTEAFEVGTDVAAADGKVVYRNRLIELIQYAPTTETVRPEPVLIVPAWIMKYYILDLSTRNSLVEWLRAQGYTVFMISWHNPDGHDRDLDMDDYRRLGPLAALDAISAITGAAKIHGAGYCLGGTLLSIAAAAMAREGDERLASLTLLAAQTEFSEPGELGLFIDESQLHVLENMMWSRGYLESDQMGGAFQILRSNDLIWSHMLQTYLMGERADINDLMAWNADGTRMPYAMHSEYLRKLFLHDDLAEGRFRVDGHVVTMEDITVPVFAVGTERDHVAPWRSVYKIHLLTNTAVTFVLTSGGHNAGIVSEPGHPHRHYRIATHPHPNGNLAPEEWCERAALKDGSWWLDWGAWLDANSGEPTAPPPLGNADKGYPPLCNAPGRYVLEK
- a CDS encoding bifunctional enoyl-CoA hydratase/phosphate acetyltransferase, whose protein sequence is MSTDQTITNRTFDEIAVGDSASVVRTLTQRDIHLFALVSGDVNPAHVDIDYAEHDMFHKVIAHGMWGAGLISAVLGTELPGPGTIYLGQSLRFTAPVALGDTITATVTVTERREDKKRLKLDCTCTNQEGTTVITGEASVIAPTERVARPRVALPDIRLSDHGQYQRLIEAAKGGANVPTAVVHPCSATAITAACESAEAGFIAPILVGPRARIEEAAEKAGKDISAMRIVESAHSHQSAQRAVELVHAGEAQLLMKGALHTDELMGAVVARSGGLRTERRISHAYVMDVPGHAEPIIITDAAINIAPDLACKADIIRNAIDLAHVIGKETPRVAILAAVETVNPAMPATLDAAALCKMADRGQITGGLLDGPLAFDNAVSESAAREKGIVSPVAGKADILVVPDLEAGNMLAKQLTFLSDADAAGVVLGARVPMILTSRADSLRTRLASCAVAVLMARAQTMAAPGLAE
- a CDS encoding acetate/propionate family kinase — encoded protein: MKAIVSLNSGSSSIKFGVFRLDEGNHPVHSAGGKFEKISIAPSLRIATDAGEVLLEKDWPEGAHLTHADLLDFLFDWATRHIESGTIVAIGHRVVHGGTRFVAPQRVTPELLDELEALSPLAPLHQPHNLVAIRTLARLAPDLPQVACFDTAFHHDKPEVAARMAIPRSLHEAGIRRYGFHGLSYEYIARTLARLDPALAHGKVIAAHLGNGASLCAMANGRSIDTTMGFTALDGLMMGTRCGRLDPGVVLHLQTQMGYSAKAVETMLYRQSGLLGVSGISSDMRALAASREPAAREAVELFAYRTAREIGALTASLQGLDGLVFTAGIGENDAALRADICARLGWLGLILDEEANAAHAPLISAPESRIAVRVIPTDEERMIALHTLRILCGDLP
- the fabI gene encoding enoyl-ACP reductase FabI — translated: MKPLVDLAGKRGLVIGIANENSIAAGCTRAFAHAGARLAATYLNEKARPFVEPVADAMGCEWIAPLDVREPGQLETLFEEVRTRWGGLDFLLHSIAFAPREDLHGRVTDCSAEGFALAMDVSCHSFIRMARLAEPLMREGGCLMCVTFYGSERVVEHYNLMGPVKAALESTSRYLAAELGPAGIRVHAISPGPIATRAASGIARFDELLERTAASVPVHERVDIDDVGALAAFLASSAARRITGTVIPVDAGEHIMG